Proteins co-encoded in one Hymenobacter swuensis DY53 genomic window:
- a CDS encoding ABC transporter ATP-binding protein: MARSDSFFSTISAKKPRPDGKPSLSVRERFSALKNLPEFLRLVWQTSPGLTLGNVALRLLRAALPVAMLYVAQLILDAVVQLSRQPAPERVLAPVLTLVALEFGLAVLSDALGRGVALLDSLLGDLFANQTSIRLMQHAAELDLDQFEDSAFYDKLERARRQTLSRTVLMSQVLSQAQDVITMGFLAVGLVAFNPWLLLLLLVAVVPAFLGESHFNERSYSLVHGWTPERRELDYLRQTGASDETAKEVKIFGLSGFLIDRFRTLSDGFYQQNKSLVIKRAGWGTFFAAVGAAGYYAAYVYIISQTVYGQVSIGQLTFLAGSFARMRGLLEGILSRFSAVAEGALYLQDFFDFFHLQPKIRRDEARPVLPFPRPIRWGFTFENVGFKYRNAEKWALRNLSFELQAGEKLALVGENGAGKTTLVKLLSRLYDPTEGRILLDGHDLRDYDPQELRQEIGVIFQDFVRFQLPAGQNLAVGRIDQKDNQPRIEQAAQQSLADSVIAKLPGGYEQMIGRRFNGGVDLSGGEWQKIALGRAYMRDAQLLILDEPTAALDARAEYEVFQRFKELTQGKTAVLISHRFSTVRMADRILVIENGQFQEIGSHEQLLARGGRYAELFRLQAAGYQ, from the coding sequence ATGGCTCGTTCTGATTCGTTTTTCTCTACTATTTCCGCCAAAAAGCCCCGGCCCGACGGCAAACCCAGCCTCTCGGTGCGGGAGCGGTTCTCGGCCCTCAAAAATCTGCCGGAGTTTCTGCGCCTGGTGTGGCAGACCAGTCCGGGCCTCACCTTGGGCAACGTGGCGCTGCGCCTGCTGCGGGCGGCCCTGCCGGTGGCCATGCTCTACGTGGCCCAGCTGATTCTCGACGCGGTGGTGCAACTCAGCCGACAGCCCGCGCCGGAGCGGGTGTTGGCCCCGGTGCTCACGCTGGTGGCCCTGGAATTTGGGCTGGCGGTGCTGTCGGATGCGCTGGGCCGGGGCGTGGCCCTGCTCGATTCATTGCTCGGGGACTTATTCGCCAACCAGACGTCTATCCGGCTGATGCAGCACGCGGCCGAACTGGACCTCGACCAGTTTGAGGACAGTGCCTTTTACGACAAGCTGGAACGGGCCCGCCGCCAGACACTTTCCCGCACCGTGCTCATGTCGCAGGTGCTCAGTCAGGCCCAGGATGTTATTACGATGGGGTTTCTGGCCGTGGGGCTGGTGGCCTTCAACCCGTGGCTGCTGCTGCTGTTGCTGGTGGCCGTGGTGCCGGCATTTCTGGGCGAGAGTCATTTCAATGAACGGAGTTACTCACTGGTGCATGGCTGGACACCCGAGCGGCGCGAGCTGGACTACCTGCGCCAGACCGGCGCTTCCGACGAAACGGCCAAGGAAGTCAAGATTTTCGGCCTCTCGGGGTTTCTCATTGACCGGTTCCGGACGCTGTCGGATGGGTTTTACCAGCAGAACAAAAGCTTGGTAATCAAGCGGGCGGGGTGGGGTACGTTCTTCGCGGCGGTGGGCGCGGCGGGCTACTACGCGGCCTATGTATATATCATCAGCCAGACAGTGTACGGGCAGGTGAGCATTGGGCAGCTCACGTTTCTAGCCGGCTCGTTTGCTCGTATGCGGGGGCTACTGGAAGGCATTCTGAGCCGCTTCAGCGCGGTGGCCGAAGGTGCGCTGTACCTGCAGGATTTCTTCGACTTCTTCCACCTGCAGCCGAAAATCCGGCGCGACGAGGCCCGGCCGGTGCTGCCGTTTCCGCGCCCCATCCGCTGGGGCTTCACCTTTGAAAACGTGGGCTTTAAGTACCGCAATGCTGAAAAATGGGCGCTACGCAACCTCAGCTTCGAGCTGCAGGCCGGCGAGAAGCTGGCTCTGGTGGGCGAAAACGGAGCCGGTAAAACCACGCTCGTCAAGCTGCTCTCCCGTCTCTACGACCCCACCGAGGGCCGCATCCTGCTCGATGGCCACGACCTGCGCGACTACGACCCCCAGGAGCTGCGCCAGGAAATCGGGGTGATTTTCCAGGATTTCGTGCGCTTCCAGCTGCCGGCCGGCCAGAACTTGGCCGTGGGCCGCATCGATCAGAAAGACAACCAGCCGCGCATTGAGCAAGCCGCCCAGCAAAGCCTCGCCGACTCGGTAATTGCCAAGCTACCCGGCGGCTACGAGCAGATGATTGGTCGCCGCTTTAATGGCGGCGTGGATTTGAGTGGGGGCGAGTGGCAGAAAATTGCCCTCGGCCGCGCCTACATGCGCGACGCCCAGCTGCTCATCCTCGATGAGCCCACCGCCGCCCTCGACGCCCGCGCCGAGTATGAAGTGTTCCAGCGCTTTAAAGAACTCACGCAGGGCAAAACCGCCGTGCTCATCAGCCACCGCTTCAGCACCGTGCGCATGGCCGACCGGATTCTGGTCATCGAGAACGGCCAGTTCCAGGAAATCGGGAGCCACGAGCAGCTGCTGGCACGCGGCGGCCGTTACGCCGAGCTATTCCGGCTACAGGCCGCCGGGTATCAGTAA
- a CDS encoding GNAT family N-acetyltransferase: protein MAPAFYLVANLLPESAEYGQVVELLVAALESTAPELEADLRYQQVRGPVQAWLTLADGNVIGCKLGYERKPGHYYSWLGGVHPDFRGRGMAAELMCRQHAWCRAQNYRRIRTQTYNRWRAMLLLNLRHGFDIIGTLQGAHGLTIVLEKELLPAT, encoded by the coding sequence ATGGCACCTGCGTTTTACTTAGTAGCCAACTTACTGCCAGAGTCTGCCGAATACGGCCAGGTTGTTGAATTATTAGTCGCTGCCCTGGAAAGCACGGCCCCCGAACTGGAAGCCGACCTACGCTACCAGCAGGTGCGCGGCCCGGTACAAGCGTGGCTTACCTTGGCCGATGGCAACGTGATAGGCTGCAAGCTGGGCTACGAGCGGAAGCCAGGTCACTACTACAGCTGGCTGGGCGGCGTGCATCCTGATTTTCGGGGCCGGGGTATGGCGGCGGAGCTGATGTGCCGCCAGCACGCATGGTGCCGGGCGCAGAACTATCGGCGCATCCGCACCCAGACCTACAACCGTTGGCGCGCCATGCTGTTGCTGAACCTGCGCCACGGCTTCGATATTATCGGGACTTTGCAGGGTGCCCACGGGCTGACTATCGTGCTGGAAAAAGAGCTGCTGCCAGCTACTTGA
- a CDS encoding DUF4136 domain-containing protein has translation MKWYVTLLAGSGLLLSGCLMSREARVESDYSYAGQFRRYRTYEFISGDGINSDTSRLGKAVRDAIRSRLKIQGYRSAAIRRRPDLLVNFRLFEGDMRFRGYAQDDFSRWVKAGYAEDEETPKEARKGYQPVRLILAEGTLLVTLIDNRTNRAVWNGYASGVSVPSGPQGEIVLRRSVRSIFDQYHVFTEGYLSGQNTTSEADD, from the coding sequence ATGAAATGGTATGTTACTCTGCTGGCCGGCAGCGGCCTGTTGCTTTCCGGTTGCCTCATGTCACGCGAGGCCCGCGTAGAATCGGATTATAGCTATGCCGGGCAGTTCCGGCGGTACCGGACGTACGAGTTCATCAGCGGCGACGGAATTAACTCCGACACCAGCCGGCTGGGCAAGGCCGTGCGTGATGCCATCCGCAGCCGGCTTAAGATACAGGGCTACCGCTCCGCCGCTATCCGCCGCCGCCCCGATCTGCTGGTGAATTTCCGGCTGTTTGAAGGGGATATGCGCTTTCGGGGATACGCCCAGGACGATTTCAGCAGGTGGGTAAAAGCGGGCTATGCTGAAGATGAAGAAACCCCTAAAGAGGCCCGCAAAGGCTACCAGCCCGTGCGCCTGATTCTGGCCGAAGGCACGCTGCTGGTCACGCTCATCGACAACCGTACCAACCGGGCCGTGTGGAACGGCTACGCCTCGGGCGTGTCGGTACCCTCGGGGCCGCAGGGCGAAATTGTGCTGCGTCGCTCTGTCCGCTCCATTTTTGATCAGTACCACGTCTTCACCGAAGGTTACCTCAGCGGCCAGAACACGACCAGCGAAGCCGACGACTAG
- a CDS encoding XdhC family protein encodes MDILNASPPAPRDMLVWQHAAANLRAGIPVALLCVLASEGSSPGRQGFKMSVTANSLAGSIGGGIMEHKFVEVARALLRDATTAPILRQQIHRKDAPADRSGMICSGEQWVLVQPLRNTDLPVIVAIKQLLREHSSGQLQVSVSEGLRLQQGQNAAASHYTWQPGADWAYSEQLGFRDHATIVGAGHVALALSRVLASLEFELTVLDDRPGLNTHLLNPFAHHKRTVNYAALREEIPTGPHQYVILMTFGYRTDLLALRTLLRHPVRYLGVMGSAAKIAELLATLRAEGVSEELLARVHAPIGLPINSRTPEEIAISIAAELIRERNA; translated from the coding sequence GTGGATATCCTGAACGCCTCACCACCGGCTCCGCGCGATATGCTGGTGTGGCAACACGCGGCAGCCAATCTGCGCGCCGGTATTCCGGTGGCGTTGCTCTGTGTGCTGGCCAGCGAGGGAAGCAGCCCCGGCCGGCAGGGTTTCAAAATGAGTGTGACGGCCAACAGCCTGGCGGGCTCCATTGGCGGAGGCATCATGGAACACAAGTTTGTGGAAGTAGCCCGGGCCCTGCTGCGCGACGCTACCACCGCGCCTATTTTGCGCCAGCAGATTCACCGCAAGGATGCCCCGGCTGATCGTTCCGGCATGATCTGCTCAGGAGAGCAGTGGGTGCTGGTGCAGCCGTTGCGGAACACTGACCTGCCGGTCATCGTCGCCATTAAGCAGCTGCTGCGGGAGCATAGCAGCGGCCAGCTGCAGGTATCGGTCTCCGAGGGGCTGCGGCTGCAACAAGGCCAGAACGCCGCAGCCTCTCACTATACCTGGCAGCCCGGTGCTGACTGGGCGTACTCCGAGCAGCTGGGTTTCCGGGACCACGCCACCATTGTGGGAGCCGGGCACGTAGCCCTAGCCCTTTCCCGGGTGCTGGCTTCGCTGGAGTTTGAACTGACGGTACTGGATGACCGGCCCGGCCTGAACACGCATTTGCTGAACCCGTTTGCCCACCATAAACGCACGGTAAACTACGCGGCTCTGCGGGAGGAAATTCCCACCGGGCCACATCAATATGTCATCCTGATGACGTTTGGCTACCGCACCGATTTGCTTGCGCTGCGCACCTTACTGCGCCACCCGGTGCGTTACCTGGGCGTGATGGGCAGTGCTGCCAAAATAGCCGAGCTGCTGGCTACGCTGCGTGCTGAAGGTGTTTCTGAGGAGTTGCTGGCCCGCGTACACGCCCCCATTGGGCTGCCTATCAACAGCCGCACACCGGAGGAAATAGCCATCAGCATTGCCGCCGAGCTGATCCGGGAGCGAAACGCATAA
- a CDS encoding xanthine dehydrogenase molybdopterin binding subunit: MNHLDPIRHVRGESQYLDDVPVQQGTLYAAVVESPVAHGKLLGVDAIAALQLPGVVRILTAQDIPGENQIGGIVPDEPLLAEGHVHFRGQPVALVLADSEHAAHAALAQVRVSVEALPIITDPRVAAAQNELIVPPRTFRIGDSAGAWAGCAHVVEGVAESGGQEHLYIETQGAYAFPTEMGGVRLISSTQGPTAVQRHTAHVLGLGMHQVEVDVTRLGGGFGGKEDQATTWGALAALGAFMTQRPVKLVLDRMADMRMTGKRHPYSSDFKIGLDADLKIVAYEATFYQNAGAAADLSPAVLERTLFHSTNTYFIPNVTATAYSCRTNLPPNTAFRGFGGPQGMFVIESAIACAAEHLGVPATDIQRRNLLREGNLFPYRQPTEGCHAEQAWDTAAELFDLAGRRREVAEFNRTHRWEKKGLAVMPICFGISFTKTAMNQARALVHIYTDGSVGVSTGAVEMGQGVNTKIAQVAAQTLGISVHRIKVESTNTTRVANTSPSAASATADLNGKATELACRALRERLLRLASTELSIDYEGMHIENEQVLAAGKPADTTWEKLVSAAYWQRISLTENAHYATPDLHFDATTNQGYPFAYHVYGTALTTVRVDCRRGTYEVEAVQIAHDFGQSMHPAIDRGQIEGGLVQGIGWMTLEELVFNNEGRLLSNSLNSYKIPDLYSAPKVLDVHFLDTPGHPRAVLRSKAVGEPPLMYGIGTYFALRDAVRAFNPQATISFSAPMTPEKVLVNLHPHFTTTPSDAWNSPAQPTFATTSADS, translated from the coding sequence GTGAACCACCTCGACCCCATCCGCCACGTGCGCGGCGAATCTCAGTATCTGGATGACGTGCCGGTGCAGCAGGGCACGCTGTACGCGGCCGTGGTGGAGTCGCCGGTGGCGCATGGCAAGCTGCTGGGCGTTGATGCCATAGCGGCGCTGCAGCTGCCCGGCGTGGTGCGCATTCTTACGGCCCAGGACATTCCCGGCGAAAACCAGATTGGCGGCATCGTGCCCGATGAGCCGCTGCTGGCCGAGGGCCACGTCCACTTCCGGGGCCAGCCGGTGGCCTTGGTCCTGGCCGACTCGGAACACGCGGCACACGCGGCCCTGGCCCAGGTGCGCGTCTCGGTGGAGGCCCTACCTATCATCACCGATCCGCGCGTGGCCGCCGCTCAGAACGAGCTGATTGTGCCGCCCCGTACCTTCCGCATCGGCGACTCTGCCGGGGCCTGGGCCGGGTGCGCACACGTAGTTGAGGGGGTGGCCGAGTCGGGTGGGCAGGAGCACTTGTACATCGAAACCCAGGGTGCGTATGCCTTCCCGACCGAAATGGGTGGGGTGCGCCTCATTTCCTCTACCCAGGGCCCCACGGCCGTGCAGCGCCACACGGCCCACGTACTGGGGCTGGGCATGCACCAGGTGGAAGTAGACGTGACGCGCCTGGGCGGCGGCTTCGGCGGTAAGGAGGACCAAGCCACTACCTGGGGCGCCTTGGCCGCCCTGGGGGCTTTCATGACCCAGCGGCCTGTGAAGCTGGTGCTCGACCGCATGGCCGACATGCGCATGACCGGCAAGCGGCACCCCTACTCCTCCGACTTCAAAATCGGGCTGGATGCCGACCTGAAAATTGTGGCCTACGAGGCTACGTTCTACCAGAACGCCGGGGCCGCCGCCGACTTGTCGCCGGCCGTGCTGGAGCGCACGTTGTTCCACAGCACCAACACGTACTTCATCCCGAACGTGACAGCTACGGCCTACAGCTGCCGCACTAATCTACCGCCCAACACCGCCTTCCGGGGCTTCGGCGGGCCGCAGGGCATGTTTGTGATTGAGTCGGCCATTGCCTGCGCGGCCGAGCACTTGGGCGTGCCCGCCACCGATATTCAGCGCCGCAATTTGCTGCGCGAAGGGAACCTGTTTCCGTACCGCCAACCCACCGAGGGATGCCACGCCGAGCAGGCCTGGGATACAGCCGCCGAGTTGTTCGACTTGGCCGGCCGCCGCCGCGAGGTGGCAGAGTTCAACCGCACCCACCGCTGGGAGAAGAAGGGCCTGGCCGTAATGCCTATCTGCTTCGGCATTTCCTTCACCAAAACCGCCATGAACCAGGCCCGGGCGCTGGTGCACATTTACACTGATGGCTCGGTGGGCGTGAGCACCGGAGCCGTGGAGATGGGCCAGGGCGTGAACACCAAAATTGCTCAGGTAGCGGCCCAGACGCTGGGCATTTCTGTGCACCGCATTAAGGTGGAAAGTACTAATACCACCCGCGTGGCCAACACGTCCCCCTCGGCTGCCTCCGCCACCGCCGACCTGAACGGCAAAGCCACCGAGCTGGCCTGCCGGGCCCTGCGGGAGCGGCTGCTCCGGCTGGCATCCACGGAGCTGAGCATAGACTACGAGGGCATGCACATCGAGAACGAGCAGGTACTGGCCGCCGGCAAGCCTGCCGATACCACCTGGGAGAAGCTCGTTTCGGCGGCCTACTGGCAGCGCATCAGCCTCACGGAAAACGCCCACTACGCCACCCCCGACCTGCATTTCGATGCCACCACCAACCAGGGCTACCCCTTCGCCTACCACGTGTACGGCACGGCCCTGACCACCGTGCGCGTGGATTGCCGCCGGGGCACCTACGAGGTGGAAGCCGTGCAGATTGCCCACGACTTCGGCCAGAGCATGCACCCGGCCATCGACCGGGGACAGATTGAGGGGGGCCTAGTGCAGGGTATCGGCTGGATGACGCTGGAGGAACTGGTGTTCAACAACGAAGGCCGCCTGCTCAGCAATTCGCTCAACTCTTACAAGATTCCCGACCTGTACTCGGCCCCCAAGGTGCTGGATGTGCATTTCCTGGATACCCCGGGCCACCCGCGCGCCGTGCTGCGCTCCAAAGCCGTGGGCGAGCCGCCGCTGATGTACGGCATCGGGACCTACTTTGCTTTGCGCGACGCAGTGCGGGCGTTTAATCCGCAGGCAACTATTTCTTTCTCCGCTCCTATGACGCCGGAAAAGGTTCTCGTAAATTTGCACCCCCATTTTACGACCACCCCTTCTGACGCTTGGAACTCACCCGCTCAACCCACCTTCGCAACCACCTCCGCGGATTCCTGA